A genomic window from Streptomyces sp. NBC_00234 includes:
- a CDS encoding ABC transporter permease, whose product MRRTHTRALAVARRLAGMAATLLVTSFLVFSSLYLAPGDPASFLVRGRSAGPEELAQIRHRYGFDEPFFVRYWDWLGGVLHGDFGRSYVFHQDVSSVIWSRLPTTLVLIAAAALLIAVVGVAAGVVGALRRGTRTDSMVMLLVTVGAAAPAFVAALLLRSLFGVKLGWFPTIGNGEGVLDRLHHVVLPAIALSVTFMAMVTRVTRSSMLEEMGREHVEVAVSRGTPQWTVIRRHVLRNALGPIVTVSALLISGMLVSTSIVETAFGMSGVGSLLVTSVNQMDFQVVQAIVLLVVAAFVVVNFLVDLVHPLIDPRVAAAGSAR is encoded by the coding sequence GTGAGACGTACGCACACACGGGCGCTCGCGGTCGCGCGTCGCCTGGCCGGGATGGCGGCGACCTTGCTGGTCACTTCGTTCCTGGTGTTCTCCTCGCTGTACCTGGCGCCCGGCGACCCGGCGAGCTTCCTGGTCCGCGGCCGGAGCGCCGGCCCCGAGGAGCTCGCCCAGATCCGCCACAGGTACGGCTTCGACGAGCCCTTCTTCGTCCGGTACTGGGACTGGCTGGGCGGCGTACTGCACGGCGACTTCGGCCGCTCCTACGTCTTCCACCAGGACGTCAGCTCGGTCATCTGGTCGCGGCTGCCGACCACGCTGGTGCTGATCGCCGCCGCGGCCCTGCTGATCGCGGTGGTCGGTGTCGCGGCCGGCGTCGTCGGCGCGCTGCGCCGCGGCACGCGCACGGACTCGATGGTGATGCTGCTGGTGACGGTGGGGGCAGCAGCCCCCGCCTTCGTCGCCGCGCTGCTGCTCCGGTCGCTGTTCGGCGTGAAGCTGGGCTGGTTCCCGACCATCGGGAACGGCGAAGGCGTCCTCGACCGGCTGCACCACGTCGTGCTCCCGGCGATCGCCCTGTCCGTCACGTTCATGGCGATGGTCACGCGGGTGACCCGCTCGTCGATGCTGGAGGAAATGGGCCGTGAGCACGTCGAGGTCGCGGTGAGCCGCGGCACCCCGCAGTGGACCGTGATCCGGCGGCATGTGCTGCGCAACGCCCTGGGCCCGATCGTCACCGTCTCCGCGCTCCTCATCTCAGGGATGCTGGTGAGCACCTCGATCGTGGAGACCGCGTTCGGCATGTCGGGCGTGGGGTCGCTGCTGGTGACATCGGTCAACCAGATGGACTTCCAGGTGGTGCAGGCGATCGTGCTGCTCGTGGTGGCCGCGTTCGTCGTGGTCAACTTCCTGGTGGACCTGGTGCATCCGCTCATCGATCCGCGGGTCGCGGCAGCGGGGAGTGCGCGATGA